The sequence GGGCGGTGAGTACCGGGCCGAGTTCGAGGGTGACCGACTTGCCGACGACGGCGCCAAGATACCTCAGAGGGATCAACCCTTGAAACTGGTATGCCGCCTGTACGGCTGTCACGGCTCCCACAAAGAGCGAAGTCACCAGGACCAGCGGCAGAGAACCGGTACCGATCCTCTCCATCTGTATAAGCATGCTTCGGAAATTCCGGAAGATCCGGGGAGAGATATGGTTGATTCTGCATAAAAGGATGAATACTCCGCCTACCTCTTCTACAAACCCGAGGAAAGCACGGCCGAGCATTGTGAAAAATCTCAATTTGACCTCCAGGATCCAGCCCTGTCCCCATCCCTGGGAAGGAGTTCACTCCGGGACAGCAGCCCTCCCTCAGGCTAGAAGACCTCTTCCCCCCCGGGAATATCGACTGTAGCCATCGAACGGAACCGGGTAAACTGTTTTTCGAAGATCAGGTCGACTGTGCCTGTCGGCCCGTTTCTCTGCTTACCTATGATCAGTTCAGCCTTCCCCTCCTTCTCTGGATCACCCGGGTCGTAAAACTCCGGCCTGAAAAGGAAAAGGACAAGGTCCGCATCCTGCTCTATTGCGCCCGACTCTCTCAGGTCAGAGAGCATCGGCCTTTTGTCGCCCCCTCTTGACTCGACAGCGCGTGAAAGCTGGGATAAAGCGATGACAGGCACTGAGAGCTCCTTGGCGATCGCTTTCATCGTCCTCGATATAGAGGATATCTCCTGCTGTCTGTTGTCACTTTTTTCGCTGGCCCTTGCAAGCTGGAGATAATCGACCACGATCATGGACAGGTCGTGTTCGGCCTTCAGCCTGCGAGCCCTCGCCCTCATATCGAGAGTAGTGATCGCCGGCGTGTCATCGATGAATATCTTCGATTCGGATAACAGGCCTGCCGCATTTGTCAGCCTCTCGATATCCTTGGCCGAGGTAAATCCTCTCCTCACCTTCTGGGCATCTACCTGGGCCTCGGCACAGAGCAGTCTCTGCACCAGCAGTTCCTTCGACATCTCGAGACTGAAGATCGCTACCGGTTTCTTTTCTTCAAGCCCGACATGCTGCGCTACGTTCAGGGCGAAACTGGTCTTTCCCATCGACGGTCTGCCGGCCACGATTACCAGATCACTCGGATGAAAGCCCGCCGTATACTTGTCGAGATCTACGAATCCTGTAGAAAGGCCTGTGACGCTCTCCCGCGATTCGTGGACCCTCTGGATCTCTTCAA comes from Candidatus Latescibacterota bacterium and encodes:
- the dnaB gene encoding replicative DNA helicase produces the protein MIERMPPQAIEAETAVLGGILLEPEAATRAIEIVLPESFYRPAHSRLFKAMVSLFTRHEPIDVMTLSEELRKAGDLEVVGGIAALTALVDSVPTAANIEYYAKIVLEKYILRQLIHASSEIAGECYRAETGAGDILDEAEQKIFRVSESRVSTGFLHIKDVLKERFEEIQRVHESRESVTGLSTGFVDLDKYTAGFHPSDLVIVAGRPSMGKTSFALNVAQHVGLEEKKPVAIFSLEMSKELLVQRLLCAEAQVDAQKVRRGFTSAKDIERLTNAAGLLSESKIFIDDTPAITTLDMRARARRLKAEHDLSMIVVDYLQLARASEKSDNRQQEISSISRTMKAIAKELSVPVIALSQLSRAVESRGGDKRPMLSDLRESGAIEQDADLVLFLFRPEFYDPGDPEKEGKAELIIGKQRNGPTGTVDLIFEKQFTRFRSMATVDIPGGEEVF